A part of Candidatus Hydrogenedentota bacterium genomic DNA contains:
- a CDS encoding HDOD domain-containing protein — translation MPARQERLEAIIESVGELPALPGIVADVLAITEDPAVAVSRISECVQRDPGLAAKILKVANSPHYGMKQYVSTLKLAIVILGIREVRNIVLGISLFETLQDGRVERTLAREIWAHSLQVAAWCRMIGASLNLGLQGEDFIGGLLHDIGKIVLLRQIGGDYFDLIKRSGGHGEVFCQMETNIFGFDHAGAAEALATHWNLPQSLSDALWMHHAAPERRLDEAAHPSLAALVRVANVAACEDFSETVLEPPPSCMLEEAWSALDSPKAPKDPVGRYVLLSGFAAEIQEMPLLFL, via the coding sequence ATGCCGGCACGCCAAGAAAGACTCGAAGCAATTATCGAATCCGTGGGCGAACTCCCCGCGCTGCCGGGTATCGTCGCGGATGTGCTTGCCATCACAGAAGATCCCGCCGTGGCGGTATCACGGATCAGCGAATGTGTACAGCGGGATCCGGGGCTTGCGGCGAAAATTTTGAAGGTCGCCAATTCGCCTCACTACGGCATGAAGCAATACGTGAGCACGCTCAAACTGGCCATCGTTATCTTGGGCATCCGCGAGGTCCGCAACATCGTGCTCGGCATTTCGCTTTTTGAGACCTTGCAGGATGGGCGTGTCGAACGAACCCTTGCACGAGAGATCTGGGCGCACTCGCTGCAGGTTGCCGCGTGGTGCCGCATGATCGGCGCCTCCTTGAACCTGGGTTTGCAGGGAGAAGACTTCATCGGCGGTCTTCTGCACGATATTGGCAAGATCGTGTTGCTACGGCAAATTGGAGGCGATTATTTCGACCTGATCAAACGTTCGGGCGGCCACGGCGAAGTGTTTTGCCAGATGGAGACGAACATCTTCGGATTCGACCACGCCGGCGCGGCAGAAGCGCTTGCGACGCATTGGAATCTCCCGCAATCGCTATCGGATGCCTTGTGGATGCACCATGCGGCTCCGGAACGCCGCCTTGACGAGGCGGCCCATCCTAGCTTGGCGGCACTGGTCCGGGTAGCCAACGTGGCGGCCTGCGAGGATTTCAGCGAAACCGTTTTGGAACCTCCTCCCTCCTGCATGCTTGAAGAAGCATGGAGCGCCCTCGATTCGCCGAAGGCCCCAAAGGATCCCGTTGGACGTTATGTTTTGCTGTCCGGATTCGCCGCGGAAATCCAGGAAATGCCCCTGCTGTTTTTGTAG
- a CDS encoding universal stress protein — MIKRILVPTDGSEYASVGVRFAVALARRYKAALVGLHVVDIRLLEGPFLRDISASLGTAPYVNYQGNISLILEERGRAALEAFRRICEDEGVVCEAVQTTGVVVRSILEKSELADLIVMGRGGEHGQWLDGLVGSTTAGVVRGAKQPVLITGIDTPGTKRCVAAYDGSPHAKRALQAAANIAVDWRMACHVLVVGDDKASALLDEARAYLDTHDVKAEYALREGDPSETIVAYAKECAADLLIMGAYGHTKVRQLVVGSTTAYALNNAPCPLLLSR; from the coding sequence GTGCGATTTGCCGTGGCCTTGGCGCGGCGATACAAGGCGGCCTTGGTCGGGTTACATGTCGTGGATATCCGCCTGCTGGAAGGCCCCTTTCTGCGCGATATTTCCGCCAGTCTCGGCACGGCCCCCTATGTAAATTATCAAGGAAACATTTCACTCATTCTCGAGGAACGGGGGCGCGCGGCGCTTGAAGCGTTCCGCCGTATATGCGAGGACGAGGGCGTGGTCTGCGAAGCCGTGCAGACGACGGGGGTGGTTGTTCGGAGCATTCTTGAAAAGAGTGAACTGGCCGACCTGATCGTCATGGGACGCGGCGGTGAACATGGGCAATGGCTTGATGGGCTGGTCGGATCGACCACGGCCGGCGTGGTGCGTGGAGCGAAGCAACCGGTATTGATTACGGGCATAGACACACCCGGCACGAAACGCTGCGTGGCCGCCTATGATGGATCGCCCCATGCCAAACGGGCTTTGCAGGCCGCGGCCAATATCGCGGTGGACTGGCGCATGGCCTGCCATGTGCTCGTGGTCGGTGACGACAAGGCGTCCGCGTTGCTTGACGAGGCGCGTGCCTATCTCGACACACACGACGTAAAGGCCGAGTATGCGCTTCGTGAAGGCGATCCGAGCGAAACCATCGTGGCGTACGCCAAGGAATGCGCCGCGGATTTGTTGATCATGGGCGCCTACGGACACACCAAGGTCCGACAACTGGTTGTGGGCAGCACAACGGCCTACGCGCTGAATAATGCCCCGTGTCCACTGTTATTATCACGCTAA